Below is a genomic region from Diabrotica undecimpunctata isolate CICGRU chromosome 7, icDiaUnde3, whole genome shotgun sequence.
AATGTCCATTTGTGCCTTCAAAAGGAAAGAAATTGCTTTTTTATGTTTCATATGCGCTAGTTTTTTAGATTTGTTAAGTACTTTTGGGTACAAATTAAcccataataaatttttttatgtatacatgCTATATTTTTACTAATGTCCAAAAAGTGTTATATGAACTGTTTTAAGTACAttttaaccaaaaaatattttttcgttcgCTGAAAAAGAGAGGTACTGAAAGGGTTAAGTAAATAGCAGTATCCTTCTTGAATCATTGATCAATTAACACAGGTTTTTCTCTAGTGTGCCATCTCATAATATGTCGTTTTAATGAGCTTGCCTGGGTAaacagcttaaaacaaatttcgcacttataaggtttttctccagtgtgaattcTCATGTGCACAATTAAGGAATTTTCATAAGTAAAACGCTTAAAACAAATGTCGCATTTGTAAGTACCTAATCCAGTGTGAATTTTCATatgttgttttaaaataaatgaacgagaaaactgtttaaaacaaatttcacatttgtatggtttttctcctgTATGTATCATATTATGTCGTTTCAAATAACGTACCtgagaaaactgtttaaaacaaattttacactttttAGATGGTTCTTCATTGTGAATTTTCATAtgtgtatttaaataatttttatgagtaaactgcttaaaacaaatttcacacttgtaaggtgtttctccagtgtgcaatctcatatgTTGTTTCAAGTAACTTGCTTGAGAAAATTGTttacaacaaatttcacacttaataGATGTTTCTCCAATGTGACAATTcatatgtatatttaaataatttttatgagtaaactgcttaaaacaaatttcacacttgtaaggtttttctccagtgtgcaatctcatatgttgtttcaaattacttgcttgagaaaattgcttaaaacaaatttcacacttgtaaggtttttccccagtgtgcaatctcatatgTTGTTTCAAATTACTTGCCTGAGAAAACTCGTTAGAACAAATTtgacacttgtgaggtttttctccagtgtgaatttttatatgtatgtttaaataatttttatgagtaaactgcttaaaacaaatttcacatttgtacgGTGTTTCTCCATTATGCAATCGCATATGTTGTTTCAAACTATTTGCCTGAGAatactgcttaaaacaaatttcacacttgtaagttGTTTCTGCAATGTGCAATCTCATATGTTGTTTCAAATTATTTgtctgagaaaactgcttaaaacaaatttcacacttgggAGGTTTTTCTCCAGAGTGACTGATCATGTGTagatttaaattcttttttttagaAAACTGCTTACTACAAACTTcacattttaatgttttttcttcaCTCATAGGTTGTTCTTTATTAAATACGTCTATTGTTTTCATAGTTTCTAATTTGTCTTTATCATGGGGAAAGCCTaaaacaaaaaccaaaatatataaaaaagtttaatgcATAAAATACaaagagaaaattttaaaagctAAGTGAGCATTGGGAGGCTTATTTCATTTGGCATTTTAGATTATACTCAAATTATATATATGAGATAAATAGATCACATGTTTCAAAACTTgacataaatccaatatttttaaCTAATATGACTACAATGTTAATAGTATGGTTCGGAGTAAATCCTCCCATCAAATTGCAATTTATACAGCTGGTTTTGTAACCCAGAGTCTCAACAACATCATAAAATCACTTTCAAAACACTTTCATCATAAGATATTATCAAAATCTGTAAAATAGCCAAAAACTATTTACAAATtaatgaaaactaataaataaataaattagttgtaaataattttaaatcacGAGTTTTGTTTATTTGGACTTTGGACAGATGTTTTTAATAACTTAATCATAATCAGATATTGCACTAAATTTAGACCTGGTTATTAAAATTTATGGAAAAAACAGATTCAAAAATTTATGATGACCACACATTTTACtgtattaattaaagaattatCAAAGTTCAATGAGCTCCTCTTTTGGGTCTGTTAGGTAACAAAAATCTCTTTGTAATGAAATGAATCCGGTGTCAATACCATTTCCAATATCCAAAAACTGCTTCAAAAACATAATTCCACTTTGATTTTGTTGCAAAAACACTCACATTCTATTTGTAAATTGGAGCATCTTTACATGTCGCTAAAAATTGGATGATGTTTGATGAGGCATTTAGTTCGCCCCTAGCAGTTAGTtgggaaataattattaaataaggaATAGTCTGAAAATAGAGTCATGGCTTcaccaaaaatatttttgatcGTCACGAATATCCTTTAAAGTTCTGTCCATTTCCTGTAATGACTTCTTGTGGGCCAATGTACATGCATCCCAAACAATTGCTCTATTTTTGGCGATGTTTCAATCTGGTGTTTCATTAATTTGTATGCAGTGGCGGACTAAGATTAAAGTGGGTCCTAGGCAATATTGTAATTCCGGGCCTATTTTTCAGTCATGACACATAACTTGCCTTTGGTAGTTTAGTTTTAAAGCATAtagtatattcttcttcttagagtgccgtctgcCTACGGAAGTTGGAGACGGCACTCCAACGAGCTATTAATGGGAAATAATGGCTATTtctatttttgaacttgctgctctaaacaaatcaatcaatCTGCATTGATACAAATCACGTAGATGCTTCAACCATGAGTCCTG
It encodes:
- the LOC140446065 gene encoding uncharacterized protein; translation: MEVKQDSEDTCKLEIYCNKLDDVFLDSFKSEIKEEPIRESTHDTFDYLDLKEFSIKTEIDGENKLVQCEEKQTKTKGFPHDKDKLETMKTIDVFNKEQPMSEEKTLKCEVCSKQFSKKKNLNLHMISHSGEKPPKCEICFKQFSQTNNLKQHMRLHIAETTYKCEICFKQYSQANSLKQHMRLHNGETPYKCEICFKQFTHKNYLNIHIKIHTGEKPHKCQICSNEFSQASNLKQHMRLHTGEKPYKCEICFKQFSQASNLKQHMRLHTGEKPYKCEICFKQFTHKNYLNIHMNCHIGETSIKCEICCKQFSQASYLKQHMRLHTGETPYKCEICFKQFTHKNYLNTHMKIHNEEPSKKCKICFKQFSQVRYLKRHNMIHTGEKPYKCEICFKQFSRSFILKQHMKIHTGLGTYKCDICFKRFTYENSLIVHMRIHTGEKPYKCEICFKLFTQASSLKRHIMRWHTREKPVLIDQ